A single region of the Bacteroides luhongzhouii genome encodes:
- a CDS encoding AMP-binding protein, translating to MVERFLSQTSFSSQEDFIKNLKINVPENFNFGYDVVDAWAAEHPDKNALLWTNDKGESRQFSFADMKRSTDMTASYFQSLGIGRGDMVMLILKRRYEFWYSTIALHKLGATVIPATHLLTKKDIIYRCNAADIKMIVAAGEGIILQHIKDALPECPTVEKLVSVGPEIPEGFEDFHQGIENAAPFVRPRHANTNDDISLMYFTSGTTGEPKMVAHDFTYPLGHIVTGSFWHNLDENSLHLTIADTGWGKAVWGKLYGQWIAGANIFVYDHEKFTPAAILEKIQEYHVTSLCAPPTIFRFLIHEDLTKFDLSSLKYCTIAGEALNPAVFETFKKLTGIKLMEGFGQTETTLTIATMPWMEPKPGSMGLPNPQYDVDLIDHEGRSVEAGEQGQIVIRTSKGKPLGLFKEYYRDAERTHEAWHDGIYYTGDVAWKDEDGYLWFVGRADDVIKSSGYRIGPFEVESALMTHPAVVECAITGVPDEIRGQVVKATIVLSKDYKARAGEELIKELQNHVKKVTAPYKYPRVIEFVEELPKTISGKIRRVEIRENDNK from the coding sequence ATGGTAGAAAGATTTTTATCACAGACCTCTTTCAGTTCACAAGAGGATTTTATCAAAAACTTGAAAATAAACGTCCCGGAGAACTTCAACTTCGGTTACGATGTAGTAGATGCCTGGGCTGCCGAACACCCCGACAAGAACGCTTTACTTTGGACAAATGACAAAGGCGAAAGTCGCCAATTCTCATTTGCCGACATGAAACGATCTACAGACATGACCGCCTCTTACTTCCAGAGTCTGGGTATCGGTCGTGGCGACATGGTGATGCTGATCCTGAAACGCCGTTATGAGTTCTGGTATAGCACCATCGCTCTTCACAAACTGGGAGCAACCGTCATTCCGGCTACTCACCTACTGACCAAGAAGGATATTATCTATCGCTGCAATGCTGCCGATATCAAAATGATTGTAGCTGCCGGCGAAGGAATCATCCTGCAACATATCAAAGATGCTCTTCCCGAATGTCCCACTGTTGAAAAACTAGTCAGTGTCGGCCCGGAAATCCCGGAAGGCTTCGAAGATTTTCATCAGGGCATCGAGAATGCCGCTCCGTTTGTACGTCCCCGCCATGCAAACACTAATGATGACATCTCACTGATGTATTTTACTTCCGGCACTACCGGTGAGCCTAAGATGGTGGCACATGACTTTACTTATCCGTTAGGCCATATCGTTACCGGTAGCTTTTGGCACAACTTGGATGAAAACAGCCTTCATCTCACCATTGCCGATACCGGCTGGGGAAAAGCAGTATGGGGAAAACTCTACGGACAGTGGATTGCCGGAGCCAATATCTTCGTCTACGACCACGAGAAGTTTACCCCGGCAGCTATTCTGGAAAAAATCCAAGAATATCATGTCACTTCTCTCTGTGCACCTCCTACCATCTTCCGGTTCTTGATTCACGAAGACCTGACAAAGTTCGACTTGTCTTCACTAAAATACTGTACCATTGCCGGAGAGGCATTGAACCCTGCCGTATTTGAAACTTTCAAGAAACTGACGGGTATCAAACTGATGGAAGGTTTCGGACAAACAGAAACAACTCTTACCATCGCCACCATGCCTTGGATGGAACCGAAACCGGGAAGCATGGGGTTGCCGAATCCTCAATATGATGTAGATTTGATCGACCATGAAGGTCGCTCTGTTGAAGCCGGTGAGCAAGGGCAAATTGTAATCCGTACCAGCAAAGGAAAACCTCTCGGACTTTTCAAAGAATATTATCGGGATGCGGAACGCACTCACGAAGCTTGGCACGATGGTATTTATTACACCGGCGATGTTGCCTGGAAAGACGAGGACGGCTACCTTTGGTTTGTCGGTCGTGCAGACGACGTTATCAAGAGTTCCGGTTACCGCATCGGCCCATTCGAAGTGGAAAGTGCGTTGATGACTCATCCGGCTGTTGTGGAATGTGCTATAACCGGAGTACCCGACGAGATTCGCGGTCAGGTAGTAAAAGCTACGATTGTTCTATCCAAAGACTATAAGGCACGTGCCGGAGAGGAACTGATTAAAGAATTACAGAACCACGTGAAGAAAGTGACTGCTCCTTATAAATATCCACGCGTCATCGAGTTCGTAGAAGAGCTTCCCAAAACGATCAGCGGTAAAATCCGCCGGGTGGAAATTCGTGAAAACGATAACAAGTAA
- a CDS encoding helix-turn-helix domain-containing protein, which produces MNEQIKQIAERLRGLRDVLELTAEDIARDSDISAEEYRLAETGDYDISVSMLQKIARTYNVALDALMFGEEPKMSSYFVTRAGKGVSIERTKAYKYQSLASGFMNRTADPFIVTVEPKANDEPIHYNKHNGQEFNLVIEGRMLINIEGKEIILNQGDSIYFNSKLPHGMKALDGKTVRFLAVIM; this is translated from the coding sequence ATGAATGAACAAATTAAACAGATCGCAGAACGCCTCCGCGGATTACGTGACGTACTGGAACTGACCGCAGAGGATATCGCCCGCGACAGCGACATCTCTGCTGAAGAATACCGACTTGCAGAAACCGGAGATTACGACATCTCTGTCAGCATGCTACAAAAAATAGCCCGTACGTATAATGTAGCTCTCGACGCCCTGATGTTTGGCGAAGAGCCTAAAATGAGCAGCTACTTCGTGACTCGTGCCGGCAAAGGAGTCAGCATCGAACGTACCAAAGCTTATAAATACCAATCACTGGCTTCAGGATTCATGAACCGTACCGCTGACCCGTTCATCGTCACTGTTGAACCGAAAGCAAACGACGAACCGATCCACTACAACAAACATAACGGACAGGAATTCAATCTGGTAATCGAGGGCCGTATGCTTATCAACATCGAAGGCAAAGAAATCATCCTCAACCAAGGCGACAGTATCTATTTTAACTCTAAACTTCCACATGGCATGAAAGCGCTCGATGGCAAAACGGTACGTTTTCTGGCAGTAATTATGTAA
- the proC gene encoding pyrroline-5-carboxylate reductase: MKIAIIGAGNMGGSIARGLAKGSLIDDSDIIVSNPSAGKLEKLKKEFPDISITNSNVEAATGADIVILAVKPWFMEPVMRELKLKSKQILISVAAGISFEELAHYVVAPEMAMFRLIPNTAISELESMTLVAARNTNDEQDKFILRLFSEMGTVMLIPEDKIAAATALASCGIAYVLKYIQAATQAGIEMGLRPKDAMQMIAQSLKGAAALIQNNDTHPSVEIDKVTTPGGITIKGINELEHNGFTSAIIKAMKASK; this comes from the coding sequence ATGAAAATAGCCATTATCGGTGCAGGAAACATGGGCGGTTCAATAGCCCGTGGCCTGGCAAAAGGAAGTCTGATAGACGATTCGGACATCATCGTGTCCAATCCGAGTGCCGGAAAACTAGAAAAACTGAAAAAGGAATTCCCGGATATCTCTATCACCAACAGCAATGTGGAAGCTGCCACAGGTGCGGATATTGTCATCCTTGCTGTCAAACCGTGGTTTATGGAACCGGTGATGCGCGAATTGAAACTGAAAAGCAAACAGATACTCATCTCCGTAGCTGCCGGCATCAGTTTTGAAGAACTGGCTCATTACGTCGTAGCACCGGAAATGGCAATGTTCCGTCTGATTCCAAATACCGCTATCAGCGAACTGGAAAGTATGACGCTTGTCGCCGCCCGCAATACGAACGATGAACAAGACAAATTCATCCTCCGGTTGTTCAGTGAGATGGGAACAGTGATGCTTATCCCCGAAGATAAAATAGCGGCAGCCACCGCATTGGCCTCCTGCGGTATCGCCTACGTATTGAAATATATTCAGGCAGCCACGCAAGCCGGAATCGAAATGGGACTTCGCCCCAAAGATGCCATGCAGATGATAGCACAATCCTTAAAAGGAGCAGCCGCACTGATTCAGAACAATGATACCCACCCCAGCGTAGAAATCGACAAGGTTACCACTCCGGGCGGAATCACGATCAAGGGGATCAATGAATTGGAACACAACGGATTCACCTCCGCTATCATCAAAGCCATGAAAGCCTCCAAATAA
- a CDS encoding aspartate aminotransferase family protein yields the protein MKLFDVYPLYNINIVKGDGCKVWDENGTEYLDLYGGHAVISIGHAHPHYTAMISNQVSKLGFYSNSVINKLQQEVAERLGKISGYEDYSLFLINSGAEANENALKLASFYNGRTKIVSFNKAFHGRTSLAVEATHNPSIIAPINNNGHVTYLPLNDIEAMKQELSKGDSCAVIIEGIQGVGGIKIPTTEFMQELRKACSETGTILILDEIQSGYGRSGKFFAHQYNDIKPDIITVAKGIGNGFPMAGVLISPMFKPVYGQLGTTFGGNHLACSAALAVMDVIEQENLIENAKVVGNYLLEELKKFPQIKEVRGRGLMIGLEFEEPIKELRSRLIYDEHVFTGASGTNVLRLLPPLCLSMEEAEDFLARFKKVL from the coding sequence ATGAAATTATTCGACGTATATCCTTTATATAACATCAACATTGTCAAGGGCGACGGTTGCAAAGTATGGGATGAGAACGGAACAGAATATCTGGATCTCTACGGAGGTCATGCCGTTATCTCTATCGGACATGCACATCCTCACTATACAGCAATGATCAGTAACCAGGTATCTAAACTTGGTTTCTACTCAAACTCCGTCATCAACAAGCTCCAACAAGAGGTAGCCGAACGACTGGGCAAAATTTCCGGTTACGAAGACTACAGCCTGTTCCTGATTAACAGTGGGGCCGAAGCGAACGAGAATGCTCTGAAGCTAGCCTCCTTCTATAACGGACGTACCAAAATCGTATCTTTCAATAAGGCGTTTCACGGACGGACGTCTCTTGCGGTAGAAGCGACTCACAATCCTTCCATTATCGCCCCTATCAACAACAACGGTCATGTCACCTATCTCCCGCTCAACGATATTGAAGCGATGAAGCAGGAACTGTCTAAGGGAGACTCGTGCGCTGTTATCATTGAAGGAATACAAGGTGTAGGCGGTATCAAGATACCGACCACCGAATTTATGCAGGAACTCCGCAAAGCTTGCAGCGAAACAGGAACGATCCTGATTCTCGATGAAATTCAGAGCGGATACGGACGTAGCGGTAAATTCTTCGCCCATCAATATAATGACATCAAGCCGGACATCATCACTGTAGCCAAAGGTATCGGCAACGGTTTCCCGATGGCAGGTGTCCTGATCAGCCCGATGTTTAAACCGGTATATGGTCAATTGGGAACTACCTTCGGTGGAAACCATCTGGCATGTTCGGCAGCACTCGCCGTGATGGACGTCATTGAGCAAGAAAATCTGATAGAAAACGCGAAGGTAGTAGGTAACTACTTACTGGAAGAACTGAAGAAATTCCCGCAAATAAAAGAGGTACGCGGACGCGGACTCATGATCGGACTCGAATTCGAAGAACCCATCAAAGAACTACGCAGCCGCCTCATCTATGACGAGCATGTATTTACCGGAGCAAGCGGTACGAATGTACTTCGCCTGTTACCTCCTCTTTGCCTTAGTATGGAGGAAGCGGAAGACTTCCTTGCCCGGTTCAAGAAAGTACTCTAA
- the argC gene encoding N-acetyl-gamma-glutamyl-phosphate reductase, which produces MIKAGIIGGAGYTAGELIRLLLNHPETEIVFINSSSNAGNRITDVHEGLYGETDLRFTDQLPLDEIDVLFFCTAHGDTKKFMESHNIPEDLKIIDLSMDYRIMSDDHDFIYGLPELNRRATCTAKHVANPGCFATCIQLGLLPLAKNLMLTDDVMVNAITGSTGAGVKPGATSHFSWRNNNMSVYKAFEHQHVPEIKQSLKQLQNSFDAEIDFIPYRGDFARGIFATLVVKTKVALEEIVRMYEEYYAKDSFVHIVDKNIDLKQVVNTNKCLIHLEKHGDKLLIISCIDNLLKGASGQAVHNMNLMFNLEETVGLRLKPSAF; this is translated from the coding sequence ATGATTAAAGCAGGAATCATTGGTGGCGCAGGATATACAGCAGGCGAGTTAATCCGTCTGCTGCTCAACCATCCGGAAACTGAAATCGTATTTATCAACAGCAGCAGTAATGCCGGAAACAGAATTACCGACGTACACGAAGGCTTGTATGGAGAAACAGATCTAAGATTCACCGACCAGTTGCCTTTGGACGAAATCGACGTTCTCTTTTTCTGCACTGCCCACGGCGATACAAAGAAATTCATGGAAAGTCACAACATACCGGAAGACCTAAAGATTATCGACCTCTCGATGGACTACCGTATTATGAGCGACGACCACGACTTTATCTACGGTCTGCCGGAACTGAACCGCCGTGCCACTTGTACGGCAAAGCACGTAGCCAATCCCGGTTGTTTTGCAACCTGCATCCAGCTCGGTTTGCTCCCGCTTGCCAAAAATCTGATGCTGACGGATGATGTAATGGTAAATGCCATTACAGGAAGTACGGGAGCCGGAGTGAAACCGGGTGCTACCAGTCATTTCAGTTGGAGAAACAACAATATGAGTGTGTACAAAGCATTCGAGCACCAGCATGTTCCGGAAATCAAGCAATCGCTGAAACAGCTGCAAAACAGCTTCGATGCAGAGATCGACTTCATTCCATACCGTGGAGATTTCGCTCGTGGTATCTTTGCGACACTGGTAGTCAAGACCAAAGTAGCGTTGGAGGAAATCGTTCGTATGTATGAGGAATATTATGCAAAAGACTCCTTTGTGCACATCGTAGACAAGAATATTGACTTGAAACAAGTCGTTAATACTAATAAGTGCCTGATACATCTGGAGAAACATGGTGACAAACTATTGATTATCTCTTGTATCGACAATTTGCTGAAAGGCGCCAGCGGACAAGCTGTTCATAACATGAACCTGATGTTCAACCTGGAAGAAACCGTAGGACTACGTTTGAAGCCTTCAGCTTTTTAA
- a CDS encoding argininosuccinate synthase: MEEKKKKVVVAFSGGLDTSFTVMYLAKEKGYEVYAACANTGGFSEEQLKTNEENAYKLGAVKYVTLDVTQEYYEKSLKYMVFGNVLRNGTYPISVSSERIFQALAIARYANEIGADAIAHGSTGAGNDQIRFDMTFLVLAPNVEIITLTRDMALSRQEEIDYLNKHGFSADFTKLKYSYNVGLWGTSICGGEILDSAQGLPETAYLKHVEKEGSEQLRLTFEKGELKAVNDEKFDDPIKAIQKVEEIGAAYGIGRDMHVGDTIIGIKGRVGFEAAAPMLIIGAHRFLEKYTLSKWQQYWKDQVANWYGMFLHESQYLEPVMRDIEAMLQESQRNVNGTAILELRPLSFSTVGVESEDDLVKTKFGEYGEMQKGWTAEDAKGFIKVTSTPLRVYYNNHKDEEI; encoded by the coding sequence ATGGAAGAAAAGAAGAAAAAAGTAGTGGTGGCATTCAGCGGCGGACTGGACACATCGTTCACCGTCATGTACCTCGCCAAAGAAAAAGGTTACGAAGTATATGCAGCTTGTGCCAATACGGGTGGTTTCAGCGAAGAACAACTGAAAACAAACGAAGAAAATGCTTATAAACTGGGAGCAGTGAAATACGTGACACTGGACGTTACCCAGGAATACTACGAAAAGAGCCTGAAATACATGGTTTTCGGAAATGTGCTGCGTAACGGTACTTATCCTATTTCAGTTAGTTCCGAACGTATTTTCCAAGCATTGGCCATCGCACGCTATGCCAACGAAATCGGCGCGGATGCTATCGCGCACGGTTCTACCGGAGCAGGTAACGACCAAATCCGTTTCGATATGACTTTCCTCGTACTGGCTCCCAATGTGGAAATCATCACATTGACCCGCGACATGGCATTGAGCCGTCAGGAAGAAATTGATTATCTGAACAAGCATGGTTTCAGCGCAGACTTCACCAAACTGAAATACTCTTATAATGTAGGTTTGTGGGGTACTTCTATCTGTGGTGGCGAAATCCTCGACTCCGCGCAAGGACTCCCGGAAACTGCTTACCTCAAACACGTTGAAAAAGAAGGCAGCGAACAGCTTCGCCTGACTTTCGAAAAAGGGGAACTGAAAGCTGTCAACGACGAGAAGTTTGACGACCCGATCAAAGCCATCCAGAAAGTAGAAGAGATTGGTGCAGCATACGGTATCGGCCGTGATATGCACGTGGGTGATACAATTATCGGTATCAAAGGCCGTGTAGGATTCGAAGCTGCCGCTCCGATGTTGATTATCGGCGCCCATCGCTTCCTCGAGAAATATACATTGAGCAAATGGCAACAATACTGGAAAGACCAGGTAGCCAACTGGTACGGTATGTTCCTCCACGAAAGCCAATACCTGGAACCGGTGATGCGTGACATCGAAGCTATGTTGCAGGAAAGCCAGCGTAACGTAAACGGTACGGCTATCCTCGAACTTCGCCCTCTTTCCTTCTCTACCGTAGGTGTAGAATCGGAAGACGATCTGGTGAAGACTAAATTCGGAGAATACGGTGAAATGCAGAAAGGCTGGACAGCCGAAGACGCAAAAGGCTTTATCAAAGTAACTTCTACACCGCTACGTGTTTACTATAACAACCACAAAGACGAAGAGATATGA
- a CDS encoding GNAT family N-acetyltransferase: MDTQQIDVMVADASHEVYVDTILETIRNAAAVRGTGIAERTHEYVATKMKEGKAIIALCGDTFAGFTYIESWGNKQYVATSGLIVHPDFRGLGLAKRIKQASFQLARLRWPKAKIFSLTSGAAVMKMNTELGYVPVTFNELTDDEAFWKGCEGCINHDILVAKNRKFCICTAMLYDPTDPRNIKKEQERNNI, encoded by the coding sequence ATGGACACTCAACAAATAGATGTTATGGTAGCCGACGCCTCACATGAGGTTTACGTTGACACTATTTTGGAAACTATCAGAAATGCTGCCGCCGTACGAGGAACAGGAATTGCGGAACGCACACACGAATACGTAGCGACAAAGATGAAAGAAGGTAAGGCGATTATTGCTCTTTGTGGCGATACTTTTGCCGGATTCACCTACATCGAATCATGGGGAAACAAGCAATATGTGGCTACTTCCGGTCTGATCGTTCATCCTGATTTCCGTGGATTAGGACTGGCAAAACGTATCAAACAAGCTTCTTTCCAACTGGCACGTCTCCGATGGCCGAAAGCAAAAATATTCAGTCTGACCTCCGGAGCAGCTGTCATGAAGATGAACACCGAACTGGGTTATGTGCCTGTCACCTTCAACGAACTGACAGACGACGAAGCTTTCTGGAAAGGATGCGAAGGATGTATCAATCATGATATTCTGGTAGCGAAAAACCGCAAGTTCTGTATCTGTACAGCCATGCTGTACGATCCGACAGACCCGCGGAACATAAAAAAGGAACAAGAAAGAAATAACATTTAA
- a CDS encoding arginine repressor, whose protein sequence is MKKKANRLDAIKMIISSKEVGSQEELLQELNREGFELTQATLSRDLKQLKVAKAASMNGKYVYVLPNNIMYKRSTDQSAGEMLRNNGFISLQFSGNIAVIRTRPGYASSMAYDIDNNEFSEILGTIAGDDTIMLVLREGVAISKIRQLLSLIIPNIE, encoded by the coding sequence ATGAAGAAGAAAGCAAATCGGTTAGACGCCATCAAAATGATTATCTCGAGCAAGGAGGTCGGTTCGCAGGAAGAACTGCTGCAAGAGTTGAACCGCGAAGGCTTCGAACTGACACAGGCCACCCTCTCCCGCGACTTGAAACAATTGAAAGTAGCCAAGGCTGCCAGTATGAACGGAAAGTACGTATATGTACTGCCGAACAACATTATGTATAAACGTTCTACCGACCAGAGTGCCGGTGAAATGTTACGTAACAACGGATTTATCTCTTTACAGTTTTCCGGTAACATTGCCGTTATCCGCACCCGTCCCGGTTATGCCAGCAGCATGGCGTATGACATCGACAACAATGAATTCAGTGAAATTCTGGGAACCATTGCCGGTGACGACACGATCATGTTGGTGTTGCGTGAAGGAGTTGCCATCAGCAAAATACGTCAGCTTCTGTCACTCATCATTCCCAATATCGAATAA
- the rhaB gene encoding rhamnulokinase, with product MKQNFFAVDLGATSGRTILGTFIEGGLNLEEINRFPNHLIEVGGHFYWDIYALYRHIIDGLKLVAHRGESIASIGIDTWGVDFVCVGKDGNLLRQPYAYRDPHTVGAPEAFFFRISRSEVYGKTGIQIMNFNSLFQLDTLRRNHDSALEAADKILFMPDALSYMLTGEMVTEYTIASTAQLVNAQTRRLEPELLKAVGLSEKNFGRFVFPGEKVGVLTEEVQKITGLGAIPVIAVAGHDTGSAVAAVPALDRNFAYLSSGTWSLMGVETDAPVINAETEALNFTNEGGVEGTVRLLKNICGMWLLERCRLNWGDTSYPELISEADACEPFRSLINPDDDCFANPADMEKAIAEYCRVTGQSVPEKRGQVVRCIFESLALRYRQVLENLRSLSPRPIDTLHVIGGGSRNDLLNQFTANAIGIPVVAGPSEATAIGNVMIQAMAAGEATDVAGMRQLINRSIPLKTYQPQDTEAWDMAYIHFKNCVR from the coding sequence ATGAAACAAAACTTTTTTGCAGTCGACCTGGGCGCAACGAGCGGCCGTACAATCTTAGGAACTTTCATAGAAGGCGGATTAAATCTGGAAGAGATTAATCGCTTTCCTAACCACCTGATTGAAGTGGGTGGACATTTTTATTGGGATATTTATGCATTATATCGTCATATTATTGACGGATTGAAGTTGGTTGCTCACCGTGGTGAATCCATTGCTTCTATCGGTATTGATACCTGGGGAGTGGATTTTGTATGTGTTGGAAAAGACGGCAACCTGCTTCGTCAGCCTTATGCATACCGTGACCCGCATACGGTAGGTGCACCGGAAGCTTTTTTTTTCCGTATTTCGCGTAGTGAAGTCTATGGCAAAACGGGTATTCAGATTATGAATTTTAATTCACTTTTCCAATTAGACACTTTACGTCGCAATCATGACAGCGCATTAGAGGCGGCAGATAAAATTCTGTTTATGCCGGATGCGTTAAGTTATATGCTGACCGGAGAGATGGTGACGGAATATACGATTGCTTCCACAGCGCAGCTGGTGAATGCGCAAACACGTCGTCTGGAACCGGAGTTGTTGAAAGCAGTAGGATTGAGCGAAAAGAATTTCGGACGTTTTGTATTCCCGGGCGAAAAGGTGGGAGTATTGACAGAAGAAGTGCAAAAAATAACCGGACTGGGGGCAATTCCTGTAATTGCAGTAGCCGGACATGATACCGGTTCTGCTGTTGCTGCTGTTCCGGCACTCGATCGTAACTTTGCTTATTTGAGCAGCGGAACTTGGTCATTGATGGGAGTAGAAACGGATGCTCCGGTGATTAATGCCGAAACAGAAGCGTTGAACTTTACCAATGAAGGCGGTGTGGAAGGAACCGTCCGCCTGTTGAAGAATATCTGCGGGATGTGGTTGTTGGAACGTTGCCGTTTGAATTGGGGAGATACAAGCTACCCTGAATTAATCAGTGAGGCGGATGCTTGCGAGCCGTTCCGTAGTCTGATTAATCCGGATGATGATTGTTTCGCGAATCCTGCGGATATGGAAAAAGCTATTGCTGAATATTGCCGGGTTACCGGACAATCAGTTCCCGAGAAACGTGGACAAGTGGTACGTTGTATTTTTGAAAGTCTGGCTTTGCGTTATCGTCAGGTATTGGAGAATTTGCGTTCACTTTCTCCACGTCCGATTGATACATTGCATGTGATTGGTGGAGGTAGCCGGAATGATTTGCTGAACCAGTTTACAGCTAATGCGATAGGAATCCCTGTGGTAGCCGGTCCGTCTGAAGCGACAGCTATCGGTAATGTGATGATTCAGGCAATGGCAGCAGGTGAAGCAACGGATGTTGCCGGTATGCGCCAGTTAATCAACCGCTCTATCCCGTTGAAAACTTATCAGCCGCAAGATACGGAAGCGTGGGATATGGCATATATCCATTTTAAGAATTGCGTTCGATAA
- a CDS encoding L-rhamnose isomerase → MKKEELIQKAYEIAVERYAAVGVDTEKVLKTMQDFHLSLHCWQADDVAGFEVQAGSLTGGIQATGNYPGKARNIDELRADILKAASYIPGTHRLNLHEIYGDFQGKVVDRDQVEPEHFKSWIEWGKEHNMKLDFNSTSFSHPKSGDLSLSNPDEGIRQFWIEHTKRCRAVAEAMGEAQGDPCIMNLWVHDGSKDITVNRMKYRALLKDSLDQIFATEYKNMKDCIESKVFGIGLESYTVGSNDFYIGYGASRNKMITLDTGHFHPTESVADKVSSLLLYVPELMLHVSRPVRWDSDHVTIMDDPTMELFSEIVRCGALDRVHYGLDYFDASINRIGAYVIGSRAAQKCMTRALLEPIAKLREYEANGQGFQRLALLEEEKALPWNAVWDMFCLKNNVPVGEDFIAEIEKYEAEVTSKR, encoded by the coding sequence ATGAAAAAAGAAGAACTGATTCAGAAAGCGTATGAGATTGCTGTGGAACGTTATGCAGCAGTAGGTGTGGACACCGAGAAAGTATTGAAAACGATGCAGGATTTTCATCTGTCACTCCATTGCTGGCAGGCTGACGATGTTGCAGGATTTGAAGTACAGGCCGGCTCATTGACCGGAGGTATTCAGGCAACCGGTAATTATCCGGGCAAAGCTCGTAATATTGATGAATTGCGTGCTGACATTTTGAAAGCTGCTTCTTATATTCCGGGGACTCATCGTCTGAACCTGCACGAAATCTATGGAGATTTCCAAGGTAAGGTGGTAGACCGTGACCAGGTAGAACCGGAACATTTCAAGAGCTGGATCGAATGGGGTAAAGAACACAACATGAAACTTGACTTCAACTCTACCTCTTTCTCTCATCCGAAATCAGGTGACTTGTCTCTTTCTAATCCCGATGAAGGTATCCGTCAGTTCTGGATTGAACATACCAAACGTTGCCGTGCAGTTGCGGAAGCGATGGGTGAAGCACAGGGGGATCCGTGTATCATGAATCTTTGGGTACATGACGGAAGCAAGGATATTACGGTAAACCGTATGAAATATCGTGCATTGTTGAAAGATTCTTTGGATCAGATCTTCGCTACCGAATATAAGAATATGAAAGATTGTATCGAATCTAAAGTGTTCGGTATCGGTCTGGAAAGCTATACAGTAGGTTCTAACGACTTCTATATCGGTTATGGTGCTTCTCGTAACAAGATGATTACATTGGATACCGGTCACTTCCACCCGACAGAAAGTGTAGCTGATAAAGTATCTTCACTGTTGCTTTATGTGCCTGAATTGATGTTGCACGTAAGCCGTCCGGTTCGTTGGGATTCAGACCATGTTACTATCATGGATGATCCGACAATGGAACTGTTCAGCGAAATCGTTCGTTGCGGTGCTCTGGACCGTGTACATTATGGTCTTGACTACTTCGATGCATCTATCAACCGTATCGGTGCTTATGTAATCGGTAGCCGTGCTGCACAGAAATGTATGACTCGTGCTCTGCTCGAACCGATTGCCAAGTTGCGTGAATACGAAGCAAACGGACAGGGATTCCAACGTCTGGCTCTGCTCGAAGAAGAAAAAGCGTTGCCTTGGAATGCAGTTTGGGATATGTTCTGCTTGAAGAACAATGTTCCTGTTGGCGAAGATTTCATCGCGGAAATTGAAAAGTACGAAGCCGAAGTAACTTCTAAACGATAA